In Burkholderiales bacterium, the following proteins share a genomic window:
- a CDS encoding XrtA-associated tyrosine autokinase: MSIIERAAKLLEKSEPPDFGPSPLEADRTVRNEDDVLVRAFSESGKGSEFLEAKIAVTELDAIERTVSESGERSGRIEPREPMASSDAGDLSRALSAIPKPSVAGGKTTRMLRVDREHLQRQRMVTPDGKRSPISESFRRIKRQILANAANPRIGAPANLVMITSALEGEGKTFCAVNLAISIALEMDHTALLVDADVVKPGIPRALGVKAERGLIDVLAGRVPLEDVLWSTDVGKLTLLPAGSAHQHTTELLASEAMRGLLQEMARRYRDRVIVFDAPPLLVASEAGTLARQMGQIVVVVEAGKTSEAALKAALSHIDPDRVAGLVLNKGPAPRRGYAYGGYG, encoded by the coding sequence ATGAGCATCATCGAAAGAGCGGCAAAGCTGCTCGAGAAGAGCGAACCGCCGGACTTCGGGCCGTCACCTCTGGAAGCAGACCGTACTGTTCGCAATGAAGACGATGTGCTCGTACGAGCATTCTCGGAAAGCGGCAAGGGTTCTGAATTCCTCGAGGCCAAGATTGCGGTTACTGAGCTGGATGCGATCGAGCGCACGGTCAGCGAAAGCGGTGAACGTTCCGGACGCATCGAACCAAGGGAGCCGATGGCTTCGTCGGACGCCGGCGATCTTTCCAGGGCACTGAGTGCAATACCGAAGCCCTCGGTCGCCGGCGGCAAGACGACGCGAATGCTGCGGGTGGACCGGGAACACCTGCAACGGCAGCGCATGGTTACGCCCGACGGAAAGCGCAGCCCGATCTCGGAGAGCTTCCGACGCATCAAACGGCAGATACTCGCGAACGCAGCCAATCCGAGGATCGGAGCACCGGCGAACCTTGTCATGATCACCAGTGCGCTCGAGGGAGAAGGCAAGACATTCTGCGCCGTCAATCTTGCGATCAGCATCGCTCTGGAAATGGATCATACTGCGCTCCTGGTCGATGCGGATGTCGTCAAGCCGGGCATTCCACGGGCGCTGGGCGTGAAGGCGGAACGCGGATTGATCGATGTGCTGGCTGGGCGCGTACCGCTGGAGGACGTGCTGTGGAGCACCGACGTCGGCAAGCTCACGCTGCTTCCCGCAGGCAGCGCACATCAACACACGACGGAACTTCTGGCGAGCGAGGCGATGCGAGGGTTGCTGCAGGAAATGGCGCGGCGTTATCGGGACCGCGTCATCGTCTTCGACGCGCCTCCACTGCTCGTGGCCAGCGAGGCGGGCACACTCGCGAGACAGATGGGACAAATCGTTGTCGTGGTGGAGGCAGGCAAGACCTCGGAGGCTGCATTGAAAGCGGCACTGAGCCATATTGACCCCGACAGGGTCGCCGGCCTCGTGCTCAACAAAGGACCAGCCCCCAGGCGGGGATACGCCTACGGGGGCTATGGCTAA
- a CDS encoding XrtA system polysaccharide chain length determinant, with protein MQELFDQLISYLRAIWRFRWYAMATAWLIALGGWFAVHRMPERYEASARVYVDTQSVLRPLLQGLAVQPDVNEMVAMMSRTLISVPNVEKVIQMTGLDDRLKTLEERERLVARLTKELTIKRAGGENLYVISYADKDRDTAKRVVESLLTIFVEGSLGNKRSDTDSAQRFIDDQLEEYNAKLVAAENAVMEFKRKYVGLLPGQGGDYFAQLWDAKGALTQSELMLREAENSRDAIKDQLAAHTASALVPEEINYVETEPEQPEIDSRIQALEQKLDNLRLTYTEQHPDIVQLVRMIAQLKEQKKAEAKPKIALPAQTPAQARDPVYEQLTVALASAEANVAAMRTRVQEHRRRYSELKAAVDALPRVEAEYKQLTRDYEATKARYDDLLKRRESAQISGNMEASNAVMAFRVIDPPLVPMTPSRRPLLLSFVLVVALGGGLGVAFLFGQAKPAFYDERKLKEVSGLAVLGTVVMGWTEEQKGRRAWGLAALAVSFVGLLSVYAAVMAPYVLTGTRV; from the coding sequence ATGCAAGAACTGTTCGATCAACTGATTAGCTATCTGAGGGCGATCTGGCGTTTTCGGTGGTACGCGATGGCCACTGCCTGGTTGATTGCCTTGGGTGGTTGGTTCGCCGTACATCGGATGCCAGAGCGCTACGAAGCGAGCGCCCGCGTCTACGTTGATACTCAGTCCGTGCTGAGACCCTTGCTGCAAGGACTCGCAGTGCAGCCCGATGTCAATGAAATGGTCGCAATGATGAGCCGGACCCTTATCAGCGTCCCCAATGTCGAGAAGGTGATCCAGATGACCGGCCTGGACGACAGGCTCAAGACGCTCGAGGAGCGGGAACGGCTCGTCGCTCGTCTCACGAAAGAGCTGACCATCAAGCGCGCCGGCGGGGAAAACCTGTACGTGATCTCCTATGCCGACAAGGACCGCGATACGGCGAAACGGGTGGTCGAATCGCTCCTCACCATCTTTGTCGAGGGAAGTCTCGGCAACAAACGCAGCGATACCGACTCGGCGCAACGGTTCATCGACGATCAGCTCGAGGAATACAACGCAAAGCTGGTGGCCGCCGAGAATGCGGTCATGGAGTTCAAGCGAAAGTATGTGGGTCTTCTGCCCGGTCAGGGGGGCGATTACTTCGCGCAGCTATGGGATGCAAAAGGCGCGTTGACGCAGTCCGAGCTCATGCTCAGAGAAGCCGAGAATTCTCGCGACGCCATCAAGGATCAGCTTGCGGCGCATACGGCCAGCGCCTTGGTGCCGGAGGAGATCAATTATGTCGAGACGGAGCCTGAACAACCGGAAATCGACAGCCGCATCCAGGCTCTCGAACAAAAGCTCGACAATCTGCGCCTCACGTACACCGAGCAGCATCCCGATATCGTGCAGCTCGTGCGCATGATTGCCCAGTTGAAGGAGCAGAAGAAGGCCGAAGCCAAGCCAAAGATCGCACTGCCCGCCCAGACGCCCGCGCAGGCCCGCGATCCGGTTTATGAGCAGTTGACTGTCGCTCTGGCTTCAGCCGAAGCGAACGTAGCGGCGATGAGGACCCGGGTTCAGGAGCATCGCAGGCGATACTCGGAACTCAAAGCGGCTGTCGATGCGTTGCCGCGGGTCGAGGCAGAATACAAGCAGTTGACACGGGACTACGAAGCGACCAAGGCCCGCTACGACGATCTGTTGAAGCGCCGTGAGTCGGCGCAGATCTCGGGGAACATGGAAGCGAGCAACGCCGTAATGGCTTTCCGGGTCATCGATCCTCCCCTGGTGCCAATGACACCCAGCCGCCGGCCTCTGCTGTTGTCGTTCGTTTTGGTTGTGGCACTGGGAGGCGGGCTGGGTGTTGCCTTCCTGTTCGGACAAGCGAAGCCTGCGTTCTACGATGAACGTAAGCTCAAGGAGGTGAGCGGCCTGGCAGTTTTGGGGACCGTGGTGATGGGGTGGACCGAGGAGCAGAAGGGGCGCCGCGCGTGGGGACTTGCGGCACTGGCGGTTTCGTTCGTCGGTCTGCTGTCGGTGTACGCGGCCGTTATGGCGCCCTACGTATTGACGGGAACGAGGGTGTAA
- a CDS encoding XrtA/PEP-CTERM system exopolysaccharide export protein: MRVRTWLRPGFIALMLLLGLAACGAPTYPPLSRSAATGEMPPYLIGPGDTLNIVVWRNPELSMTVPVRPDGKISTPLVEDLPASGKTATQLARDIENVLGKYVQTPVVTVIVTTFVGPYSQQVRVIGEAVRPQALAYRENMTLLDVMIAVGGITDFADGNKASILRSSGGRTQQFGVRLKDLVKGGDLSANVVMRPGDVLVIPQSFF, encoded by the coding sequence ATGAGGGTCAGAACATGGCTGCGTCCGGGATTTATCGCCCTGATGCTGCTGCTGGGTCTCGCGGCATGCGGCGCACCTACCTACCCACCGCTAAGCCGGAGTGCGGCAACCGGCGAAATGCCCCCGTATCTGATCGGCCCGGGCGATACGTTGAACATCGTCGTCTGGCGCAATCCAGAGCTGTCCATGACCGTGCCGGTGCGGCCCGACGGAAAGATCTCCACACCGTTGGTGGAAGATCTGCCCGCGAGCGGCAAGACTGCAACACAGCTTGCTCGAGACATCGAGAACGTGCTGGGCAAGTATGTGCAGACACCGGTTGTCACGGTCATCGTGACCACTTTCGTTGGGCCCTACAGCCAACAAGTGCGCGTGATTGGCGAAGCAGTCAGACCTCAAGCGCTCGCCTATCGGGAGAACATGACGTTGCTCGATGTCATGATCGCCGTGGGAGGCATTACGGATTTTGCGGACGGTAACAAGGCGAGCATCCTGCGCTCGAGCGGCGGGCGAACCCAGCAGTTCGGGGTGCGGCTGAAGGATCTCGTCAAAGGCGGTGACCTTTCGGCCAATGTGGTGATGCGTCCAGGCGATGTCCTGGTCATTCCACAGAGTTTCTTTTAG